A single region of the Hyphomicrobiales bacterium genome encodes:
- the ygaY gene encoding Uncharacterized transporter YgaY, which translates to MTTQETAHSGAPKDDARLEAPPGSGTIFAMAAAAGLAVANIYYNQPMLALIEQDLPGAASAAIPTATQLGYAVGLFFLVPLGDLVERRRLIVVQLVVLAAALVLAAIAPTAALVVAASFAVGLSSTVAQQIVPFAAHLALPEKRGATVGTVMAGLLTGILLSRTLAGFVATHGGWREMFWLAVPMALAAAALMAAVLPRSAPDSRMKYRPLLHSILHLWLEFPALRIAALTQAALFAAFTAFWTILAFRLEEPRFGLGADVAGLFGLVGAVGILAAPLAGRFADRSGPHRAVMLGAVATLASWIILGAWGSIAGLVVGVILLDFGIQTALISNQHITFSLRPSARSRLNTIFMGAMFLGGAFGSAIATVAWDFGGWSAVSALGLTLSALATALQARTRRSEGTP; encoded by the coding sequence ATGACGACCCAAGAAACAGCTCACAGCGGCGCTCCCAAGGACGACGCCCGCCTTGAAGCCCCGCCAGGTTCCGGCACCATCTTCGCAATGGCGGCCGCAGCGGGACTGGCGGTCGCCAATATCTACTACAACCAGCCCATGCTGGCGCTTATCGAGCAGGATTTGCCCGGAGCCGCGAGCGCCGCCATCCCCACCGCGACGCAGCTCGGCTACGCTGTCGGTCTGTTTTTTCTCGTGCCGCTCGGCGATTTGGTGGAGCGTCGGCGGCTGATCGTCGTGCAGCTCGTCGTATTGGCCGCTGCATTGGTTCTGGCGGCCATCGCGCCGACCGCGGCGCTTGTCGTCGCCGCTTCATTCGCGGTCGGCCTGTCGTCGACGGTCGCGCAGCAGATCGTGCCGTTCGCCGCCCATCTCGCGCTGCCTGAAAAGCGTGGAGCCACGGTCGGCACCGTGATGGCGGGGCTCCTGACAGGCATATTGCTCAGCCGGACCCTTGCGGGCTTTGTGGCGACCCATGGCGGTTGGCGCGAGATGTTCTGGCTGGCGGTGCCGATGGCCCTCGCGGCTGCGGCGCTGATGGCTGCGGTCCTCCCGCGCAGCGCGCCCGACTCCCGCATGAAATACCGTCCGCTGCTCCATTCGATCCTGCATCTGTGGCTGGAATTTCCAGCCCTTCGCATCGCCGCCCTGACTCAGGCGGCCCTGTTTGCCGCCTTCACGGCATTCTGGACAATTCTTGCCTTCCGGCTTGAAGAGCCGCGTTTCGGATTGGGCGCCGACGTCGCCGGATTGTTCGGGCTGGTCGGTGCCGTCGGCATCCTGGCCGCGCCGCTCGCTGGCCGCTTCGCTGACAGAAGCGGGCCGCATCGTGCGGTGATGCTTGGCGCGGTCGCGACCCTGGCGTCCTGGATCATCCTGGGCGCATGGGGCTCTATCGCCGGGCTCGTTGTCGGGGTGATCCTGCTCGACTTCGGCATACAGACCGCCCTGATTTCGAACCAGCACATAACTTTCTCGCTGCGGCCCAGCGCTCGCTCGCGGCTGAACACCATCTTCATGGGCGCGATGTTCCTCGGCGGTGCCTTTGGCTCGGCAATCGCGACGGTGGCGTGGGACTTCGGTGGATGGTCCGCTGTCAGCGCGCTCGGCCTGACACTCAGTGCACTCGCAACGGCGCTGCAGGCGCGCACCCGACGGAGCGAGGGCACGCCCTAG
- a CDS encoding putative PLP-dependent aminotransferase family protein (Evidence 3 : Putative function from multiple computational evidences), producing MARDADLVNLLNTAIRNGGGTVNELIAKGIRAAVAEGLLHGGDRLPSTRTLATLIGVSPVTVSAAFGRLLAEGLLKTQIGRGTFIDDDVTSSLSPASTSDAQPLPSQQSFAVAERPGSRIRLVARWMSAVDPASGINLVGGYADGRLQPGRSYVRELQKFLRRQPDLAIDFARGVGDSLAREAIARFAIGALGTDIRPEHVFVGTSAHQFLDVIVRSFLDPGDVVVIDTPTYYGALDLFALARLKVVTVPSDEDGPIPELLEQVLIAHRPRMLYLNGSPSNPLGRVASLARQRQLLQLSRAYQLLIVEDSSVFPYYFNQKPIHLKTLDSSGQVIFLCSFSKMLFAGLRVATAIASPATARRLGNAMQSLVRMSASLPQRALARYLLSDRFQSDTNAARTIYRQRYDALQQGIVEGSCGAVQPRASGGLSLWLNLPGGHSGEMACERLAASHIFALPGDIFNPFPEGQPAIRVSFAQTQASDLKLAGREIGRVLTSFDLPAGSALPLA from the coding sequence ATGGCTCGCGATGCCGACCTTGTCAATTTACTCAACACGGCGATCCGAAACGGCGGCGGCACCGTCAACGAGCTGATTGCGAAGGGCATTCGAGCTGCCGTCGCTGAGGGGCTGCTCCATGGCGGCGACAGACTTCCCTCGACAAGAACACTCGCGACGCTCATCGGGGTCAGCCCGGTTACGGTGTCAGCGGCATTTGGCCGACTGCTGGCCGAGGGACTGCTGAAGACACAGATCGGACGAGGCACATTCATTGACGACGATGTCACCTCGTCCTTGTCGCCGGCATCGACCTCCGACGCGCAGCCGTTGCCGTCGCAGCAGTCCTTTGCGGTGGCGGAACGTCCGGGCTCTCGTATACGCCTTGTGGCTCGCTGGATGTCGGCTGTCGATCCAGCATCGGGGATCAATCTGGTTGGCGGCTATGCTGATGGGCGGCTACAACCCGGACGTAGTTACGTTCGGGAGCTGCAAAAATTCCTTCGGCGGCAGCCTGATCTTGCAATCGACTTTGCGCGCGGTGTCGGAGACAGCCTCGCCCGCGAGGCTATCGCGCGATTTGCCATCGGTGCCTTGGGCACAGACATTCGACCTGAGCACGTGTTCGTAGGGACCAGCGCCCATCAGTTCCTCGATGTCATCGTGCGATCATTTCTCGATCCTGGGGATGTCGTCGTAATTGATACACCGACATACTACGGCGCGCTCGACCTGTTTGCTCTCGCACGTCTGAAGGTCGTCACCGTTCCTTCCGACGAAGACGGTCCGATCCCGGAGCTGTTGGAACAGGTACTTATCGCCCACAGGCCGCGAATGCTTTACCTGAACGGCTCTCCAAGCAACCCTCTCGGGCGTGTCGCATCGCTGGCGCGGCAAAGACAGCTACTGCAGCTCAGCCGCGCCTACCAACTATTAATTGTAGAAGATTCCTCCGTATTTCCCTATTACTTCAACCAAAAGCCGATTCATCTCAAGACACTGGACAGTAGCGGCCAGGTCATATTCTTGTGCAGCTTCTCCAAGATGCTGTTTGCGGGATTGCGCGTTGCAACCGCTATCGCATCGCCCGCGACGGCCCGACGGCTGGGGAATGCCATGCAGTCTCTCGTTCGGATGAGTGCGAGTTTGCCGCAACGCGCGTTGGCCCGATATCTCTTGTCCGACCGTTTTCAAAGCGACACGAATGCAGCCAGAACCATCTATCGCCAGCGATATGACGCCCTCCAGCAAGGTATTGTTGAAGGCAGCTGCGGGGCAGTGCAACCTCGCGCGTCCGGCGGTCTGTCGCTTTGGTTGAACCTGCCCGGGGGGCATTCAGGCGAGATGGCCTGCGAGCGACTGGCGGCCTCGCATATCTTTGCCCTGCCCGGCGACATCTTTAATCCATTCCCGGAGGGCCAGCCGGCCATCAGAGTGTCTTTCGCACAGACTCAAGCCAGCGACCTCAAGCTCGCAGGCCGCGAAATCGGACGTGTCCTGACGTCCTTTGATCTTCCCGCAGGCAGCGCTTTGCCTCTGGCCTAG
- a CDS encoding putative Tripartite ATP-independent transporter solute receptor, DctP family (Evidence 3 : Putative function from multiple computational evidences), giving the protein MHSSIERRRSIDAGQEETMQDRKLSRRMVLSGFAAGAASVSMVWGIGRAQAQAAPAVLTNKKIRLRYGHSQPANHSTGQAASRFVKLVSDRTNGAVTISLFPNNQLGTDRELQMMIETDQLDFTHSNSATMGNFLPQIGVMDLPFIWRSPQHYFTVVDGPFHQEINKLLAAKTGHRYLNWWFDGTRNVYTGKRVVNELADLRGLKIRAPEAKVFIDTFTALGANPTPLPFPEIYTAIEAGVIDGFEGSNGIVDDSKLYEVAKHRAATGHIMVGFGMTTAGRRFDALPKDIREIIATAALEVQAFQRELQLGAEDTIVKRMISERGVANTQPDLAPFRQAVQPVHEAFHATHHTQALRDLILKAT; this is encoded by the coding sequence ATGCACTCAAGCATTGAACGCCGGCGGTCGATTGATGCCGGCCAGGAGGAGACAATGCAGGATCGTAAGCTTTCTCGCCGCATGGTTTTGTCTGGCTTCGCCGCTGGCGCAGCCTCCGTGTCGATGGTGTGGGGCATTGGACGCGCGCAGGCACAGGCGGCCCCGGCTGTTCTCACCAACAAGAAGATCCGGCTGCGTTACGGACACAGCCAGCCCGCGAACCATTCCACTGGCCAGGCAGCCAGCCGCTTCGTCAAGCTCGTCAGCGATCGGACTAACGGAGCGGTGACGATCAGCCTTTTTCCGAATAACCAGCTCGGCACCGATCGCGAACTTCAGATGATGATCGAGACCGACCAGCTCGATTTCACGCATTCGAATTCCGCCACGATGGGCAATTTCCTGCCTCAGATCGGTGTGATGGACCTGCCATTTATCTGGCGGAGCCCTCAGCACTATTTCACGGTGGTCGATGGTCCATTTCACCAGGAGATCAATAAGCTACTCGCCGCAAAGACAGGCCATCGATACCTCAACTGGTGGTTTGACGGCACGAGGAACGTCTATACTGGCAAGCGCGTCGTCAATGAACTGGCCGATTTGCGTGGCCTGAAGATCAGAGCCCCTGAAGCCAAAGTCTTTATTGATACGTTTACCGCTCTCGGTGCTAATCCAACTCCCCTGCCGTTCCCCGAGATCTATACCGCTATCGAGGCCGGCGTAATCGATGGCTTCGAGGGATCGAATGGCATCGTCGATGATTCCAAACTTTACGAGGTCGCCAAGCATCGCGCGGCAACCGGCCACATCATGGTCGGCTTCGGCATGACGACGGCGGGGCGGCGCTTCGATGCCCTGCCGAAAGATATCCGCGAGATCATCGCCACAGCGGCGCTTGAGGTGCAGGCGTTTCAGCGTGAGCTCCAGCTCGGCGCCGAGGACACAATTGTCAAGCGGATGATCTCGGAGCGCGGTGTCGCCAACACTCAGCCCGATCTCGCACCCTTCCGCCAAGCGGTACAGCCTGTGCACGAGGCCTTCCACGCCACGCACCACACCCAGGCGCTGCGCGATCTCATTCTCAAGGCTACGTAG
- a CDS encoding MFS transporter: protein MTVISPVSGMTGEATSPRPAFAVAAVLLGSFLVGFDTRLFAMALPDLRGAFGLSFNQGAWLNTIATAPQIVVAPAVAWLAATFGIRRVLVWPSIAYAGLSALIPEVRDWDLLLVLHAIRGLLLGVFIPATIMIILRTLPIRWWAPALAIYAFRLAFSQSVGVAIVGFYEQYLGWEWVYWQDVILAPMIGLLVVLGTKRETVNADLWAGGDWGGMALLGASWALIYIALDQGNRLDWFESGLVLSLLLAGGALLIGFIVNEAVVQQPWATHKVISSPNIILAFISILCFDIASISNSLLVPNFLTTVVGLRPEQIGLPIVLGTAIPLTLVMPIAVIMIRRFDIRLSLLIGFVAFAIAGQMGTMITREWSPWTFIPMLMIQAVGQGFTFLAAVVYILANSDPKFATASAAYVQVLRLGGAEMAISLMATWLRQREQLHSYLLGLHVPASSAAVTARVERLASHFAGAGSSAELSHERGVATLADIVSHNANVLAYIDGFRISFWGALAGIVVVAMLGAAPYGPLNPSGRRD, encoded by the coding sequence ATGACGGTGATCAGCCCTGTATCCGGCATGACGGGTGAGGCGACGAGCCCACGGCCTGCCTTCGCCGTCGCGGCTGTTCTGCTCGGCTCGTTCCTTGTCGGCTTCGATACGCGTCTTTTCGCGATGGCTTTGCCCGACCTGCGCGGCGCATTCGGCCTGAGCTTCAACCAGGGCGCGTGGCTCAACACGATAGCCACGGCACCACAGATCGTCGTCGCTCCGGCCGTCGCCTGGCTCGCGGCGACCTTTGGAATCCGCCGCGTGCTGGTCTGGCCCAGCATCGCCTATGCCGGTTTGTCGGCGCTGATACCCGAGGTTCGCGACTGGGACCTTCTTCTAGTCCTGCACGCGATACGCGGATTACTGCTGGGTGTCTTCATTCCCGCGACGATCATGATCATATTGCGGACCCTGCCTATCCGGTGGTGGGCGCCGGCTCTGGCCATCTATGCTTTCCGGCTTGCGTTCTCGCAGAGCGTCGGCGTTGCGATCGTCGGCTTTTATGAGCAATACCTCGGCTGGGAATGGGTCTACTGGCAGGATGTCATCCTGGCGCCCATGATCGGCTTGCTCGTGGTGCTCGGAACGAAACGCGAGACAGTGAACGCCGATCTATGGGCCGGCGGGGACTGGGGAGGAATGGCGCTGCTCGGGGCGAGCTGGGCCCTGATCTACATCGCACTGGACCAGGGAAACCGGCTGGACTGGTTCGAATCCGGTCTGGTGCTGTCGCTTCTTCTTGCCGGTGGAGCGCTGCTCATCGGCTTTATTGTCAATGAAGCTGTCGTTCAACAGCCATGGGCGACACACAAAGTCATTTCATCACCCAATATCATCCTCGCCTTCATCAGCATTCTCTGTTTCGACATCGCGAGCATTTCCAACAGCCTGTTGGTTCCCAATTTTCTCACCACTGTCGTCGGGCTCCGGCCCGAGCAGATCGGGCTGCCAATCGTCCTCGGGACAGCGATACCGCTGACGCTGGTGATGCCGATCGCGGTGATCATGATTCGCCGGTTCGATATCCGCCTGTCCCTCCTGATCGGCTTCGTTGCCTTCGCCATCGCCGGGCAGATGGGCACCATGATCACGCGGGAATGGTCGCCCTGGACGTTCATTCCCATGCTGATGATTCAGGCTGTCGGCCAGGGTTTCACCTTTCTCGCGGCCGTCGTCTATATTCTCGCGAACTCCGACCCCAAATTCGCGACCGCATCGGCCGCTTACGTTCAGGTCCTTCGCCTGGGCGGCGCGGAAATGGCGATCAGCCTGATGGCGACTTGGCTGCGGCAGCGCGAGCAACTTCACTCCTATCTCCTTGGGCTCCACGTACCCGCCTCGAGCGCGGCCGTTACAGCACGCGTCGAACGCCTCGCGTCCCATTTCGCCGGGGCTGGCAGTTCCGCTGAGCTCAGTCACGAGCGCGGGGTGGCGACGCTGGCGGACATCGTAAGCCACAACGCCAATGTCCTCGCCTATATCGACGGATTTCGCATCAGCTTCTGGGGCGCGCTCGCCGGGATCGTGGTGGTGGCGATGCTGGGTGCTGCTCCCTATGGTCCCCTGAACCCCAGCGGTCGGCGCGATTGA
- the oxdD gene encoding Oxalate decarboxylase OxdD codes for MTSQPISFRYRLEQEEPRLGPGGITRGASVKQFPASQGIAGVSMRLAPGGMRELHWHANAAEWAYVISGNCRTTLLNPDGGAEIDTFGPGDVWYFPRGWGHSIQGIGPDECHFILIFDNGDFSEDHTFSITDWLSRTPQDVVATSLGLDSADVALLPKGEAYFAKGPAPDDQSADATYRKDAQLVTTHRYPLLAQQPRRVPGGGTQRTVTVDEFPISTSMAGSLLEIQPGAMRELHWHPNADEWQYYIEGSAEMAVFLAEGNVVTEQFEAGDVGYAPMGSGHYIKNTGQSVLRVLVGFNNGHYQANDLSAWLSTNPVDVLATNLGLPREKAAHLPRRQEFFVRRSS; via the coding sequence ATGACGTCTCAGCCCATTTCATTCCGGTATCGTCTGGAGCAGGAAGAGCCGCGGCTTGGCCCGGGCGGCATCACCCGCGGCGCATCCGTGAAGCAGTTTCCAGCCAGCCAGGGCATTGCCGGCGTGTCGATGCGCCTGGCGCCCGGCGGGATGCGCGAACTCCATTGGCATGCCAATGCGGCCGAATGGGCCTATGTAATCTCCGGGAACTGCCGCACCACCCTTCTCAATCCGGATGGCGGCGCGGAGATCGACACGTTTGGTCCCGGCGATGTCTGGTATTTCCCGCGGGGATGGGGCCATTCTATTCAGGGCATCGGCCCGGACGAGTGCCATTTCATCCTGATATTCGACAATGGCGATTTTTCCGAGGACCACACCTTCAGCATCACGGATTGGCTGTCACGGACGCCGCAGGATGTTGTCGCGACAAGCCTTGGCCTTGATTCAGCCGATGTCGCCCTCCTGCCGAAGGGCGAGGCCTATTTCGCCAAGGGCCCGGCACCCGACGATCAGTCTGCGGACGCGACATATCGCAAGGATGCGCAACTGGTGACGACGCATCGCTACCCTCTGCTCGCGCAGCAGCCGAGGCGCGTTCCCGGCGGGGGAACACAGCGGACCGTGACGGTCGATGAATTCCCCATTTCGACATCGATGGCGGGCTCGCTTCTCGAGATTCAACCCGGCGCCATGCGCGAGCTCCACTGGCATCCCAACGCCGATGAGTGGCAATACTATATCGAGGGCAGCGCGGAGATGGCCGTCTTCCTGGCGGAAGGCAACGTGGTCACCGAACAGTTCGAAGCCGGTGATGTCGGATATGCGCCGATGGGGTCCGGCCACTATATCAAGAATACCGGACAATCGGTCCTGCGCGTCCTTGTCGGCTTCAACAACGGCCATTACCAGGCCAACGATCTATCCGCATGGCTTTCAACAAATCCCGTCGACGTGCTGGCGACCAATCTGGGGCTGCCGCGCGAGAAAGCGGCGCATCTGCCGCGTCGCCAGGAGTTCTTCGTCAGGCGTTCGTCATGA
- a CDS encoding AraC family transcriptional regulator — protein MSFHVLPLAEPISRYTENDGYSASEPLSGHHLSSLDLKDFSFAAGPSQSPAGKKGISLAALGLQIALSRAGDASDAVTVRARGQVSGQDTQSEAGDDDAHSRTTGVIADPVIKRMSGALATVGRHDDELSSVMADALRLAIVTRVLSLRAPVTAHRTEDDRRKPRAVKSGLQKWRFKRVADYVSANLAEPITLKDMASVAGLSRMHFAAQFRIATGTRPHEFLLRQRVERAQELMATRDTPLVAIALDVGFQTQAHFTSVFKKVTGETPHRWRERQRFDQGYEAARA, from the coding sequence ATGTCGTTTCATGTCTTGCCGCTTGCTGAACCCATCTCCAGATATACAGAAAATGACGGCTATAGCGCATCGGAACCCCTGTCAGGGCATCATCTCTCTTCGTTGGACCTCAAGGATTTCTCGTTCGCCGCGGGCCCGTCCCAGTCGCCCGCCGGCAAAAAAGGGATCAGCCTAGCTGCTCTCGGGCTGCAGATCGCCCTTTCAAGGGCGGGCGACGCGTCCGATGCCGTAACGGTTCGTGCCAGGGGGCAGGTCTCCGGCCAAGACACACAGTCCGAGGCGGGCGATGATGACGCTCACTCCAGGACGACGGGCGTGATCGCCGACCCGGTCATCAAGCGGATGTCCGGAGCGCTCGCCACGGTTGGCCGGCATGACGACGAACTGTCCAGCGTAATGGCGGACGCGTTACGCCTCGCCATCGTCACGCGCGTATTGAGCCTTCGCGCGCCGGTGACGGCGCATCGCACGGAGGATGACCGGCGGAAGCCAAGGGCGGTAAAATCCGGGCTTCAGAAATGGCGCTTCAAGCGCGTCGCGGACTATGTCAGCGCCAATCTGGCGGAACCGATCACGTTGAAGGACATGGCATCCGTCGCGGGTCTCAGCCGCATGCATTTTGCAGCGCAGTTTCGCATCGCAACCGGCACGCGGCCGCATGAATTCCTTCTCCGCCAGCGTGTCGAACGGGCGCAGGAATTGATGGCGACCCGCGACACACCCCTGGTCGCGATCGCCCTTGATGTCGGCTTCCAGACCCAGGCCCATTTCACCAGTGTCTTCAAGAAGGTCACCGGCGAGACGCCTCACCGGTGGCGCGAGCGCCAGCGGTTCGACCAGGGATATGAGGCCGCTCGGGCCTAG
- a CDS encoding HlyD family secretion protein, with amino-acid sequence MSHVEKSGSLPNTDTPATPAPAQPGSPGHAAQRRLAIPIAAIALVSGLLVLTNDRWDSWVSNRATQSTDDAYVQSDVSMLSARVSGNIKRVLVSDYQSVKAGQPLVEIDPADYIAAVDAAKAGVAGARAALANLKNQEALQRALVASAEAQLASARAAETESSEEFNRQQALVKGGLAGTEQRLQQATSNLAQATASVQQANAAITAQKSQLDVFIGQEGSLQAGLDAAKAALESAQLKLGYTAIVAPFDGNVGARLVQVSDYVNVGTNLIATVPLPSVHVVASFKETQLTHVEPGQLVDITVDAFPGQVIKGHVERISPASGAVFALLPPDNATGNFTKVVQRIPVRISIDDGQPLKERLRAGMSVEAEIHIQQRR; translated from the coding sequence ATGTCACATGTGGAAAAGAGCGGTTCCCTGCCCAATACTGACACGCCAGCAACGCCGGCTCCCGCTCAACCTGGATCCCCCGGCCACGCGGCGCAGCGCCGCCTGGCCATACCGATCGCCGCTATCGCTCTGGTGAGTGGGCTTCTTGTCCTGACGAATGATCGATGGGACTCATGGGTGAGCAATCGCGCGACCCAGTCCACGGATGACGCCTATGTCCAGTCCGATGTGTCGATGCTCAGCGCGCGTGTCAGCGGCAACATCAAGCGGGTGCTGGTCAGCGATTATCAATCCGTAAAGGCCGGCCAGCCGCTGGTCGAGATCGACCCTGCGGACTACATCGCAGCCGTCGACGCCGCGAAGGCGGGGGTAGCTGGTGCACGCGCGGCCCTTGCCAATCTGAAAAATCAGGAGGCCCTGCAGCGGGCGCTCGTTGCCAGCGCCGAGGCGCAGCTCGCGTCGGCGCGCGCGGCCGAAACCGAGAGCAGCGAGGAATTCAATCGTCAGCAGGCGCTGGTGAAGGGCGGGCTTGCGGGCACGGAACAGCGCCTGCAGCAGGCCACATCGAATCTCGCCCAGGCCACCGCGAGCGTCCAGCAGGCCAATGCCGCCATCACCGCGCAGAAAAGCCAGCTCGACGTCTTCATCGGCCAGGAGGGGAGCCTGCAAGCCGGCCTGGACGCCGCGAAGGCCGCACTCGAAAGTGCGCAGCTAAAACTTGGATATACGGCCATCGTCGCGCCGTTCGACGGCAATGTGGGAGCGCGGCTCGTGCAAGTGTCCGACTATGTCAATGTCGGCACGAACCTGATCGCCACAGTGCCATTGCCCAGCGTCCACGTTGTCGCCAGCTTCAAGGAAACCCAGCTCACACATGTCGAGCCCGGCCAGTTGGTGGACATCACCGTCGATGCTTTTCCGGGGCAGGTCATCAAGGGGCATGTCGAGCGCATTTCCCCGGCCAGCGGAGCGGTCTTTGCCCTTCTTCCGCCGGACAACGCGACGGGCAACTTCACAAAAGTGGTGCAGCGCATCCCAGTCCGCATCTCCATCGACGACGGCCAGCCGCTCAAGGAGAGGTTGCGCGCGGGCATGTCCGTGGAGGCCGAGATCCACATCCAGCAGCGCCGGTGA
- a CDS encoding putative Oxalate decarboxylase (Evidence 3 : Putative function from multiple computational evidences; Product type e : enzyme), translating into MTQTPGARRPGSDVHEPGTKRRGLVFMTTLTALAGYMDAVGYAQLSGLYVSFMSGNSARFGLQLADHESDGAVRSLTIISAFVCGTAIATSFTLRWGGMHSARILWMEAVLVLLGIGLMQGGQGTAGFALVAVGMGMQNILHRAVSGVDAGKTFITGMLFDTGRALALLLAHRAEANELLVPLAGWGAFVSGVFAGGLMLQAVPASFALLPACAVLVGAALAAGLSR; encoded by the coding sequence ATGACACAGACGCCTGGCGCGCGACGTCCCGGCAGCGACGTCCATGAGCCTGGCACGAAACGGCGCGGGCTTGTGTTCATGACGACCCTTACGGCGCTTGCCGGCTACATGGACGCTGTCGGCTATGCGCAGCTCTCCGGTCTCTATGTGTCGTTCATGAGCGGAAACAGCGCCCGTTTCGGCCTTCAATTGGCCGATCATGAAAGTGACGGCGCCGTCAGGAGTCTCACCATTATCAGCGCCTTCGTCTGCGGAACGGCGATCGCAACGTCGTTTACCCTGCGCTGGGGCGGCATGCATTCCGCCCGCATCCTCTGGATGGAGGCCGTGCTTGTCTTGTTGGGGATCGGGCTCATGCAGGGAGGCCAGGGCACGGCCGGTTTCGCTCTCGTCGCCGTGGGCATGGGTATGCAAAATATACTCCATCGCGCCGTTTCGGGTGTCGATGCGGGCAAGACCTTCATCACCGGGATGCTTTTCGACACTGGCCGTGCCCTTGCCTTGCTGCTCGCGCATCGCGCGGAGGCCAACGAACTTCTGGTTCCGCTCGCGGGATGGGGGGCCTTTGTGTCGGGCGTATTCGCCGGGGGGCTGATGTTGCAGGCGGTGCCTGCAAGCTTCGCGCTCCTGCCCGCCTGCGCGGTCCTGGTTGGCGCGGCTCTTGCTGCAGGCCTTTCACGCTAG